Proteins encoded within one genomic window of Bombina bombina isolate aBomBom1 chromosome 1, aBomBom1.pri, whole genome shotgun sequence:
- the LOC128640273 gene encoding chymotrypsinogen A-like — protein sequence MAFLWLVSCLALFSAAYGCGVPRIAPVVSGYARIVNGEAAVPGSWPWQVSLQDRTGWHYCGGSLINSGWVVTAAHCGVLSTDKVVLGEHDRGSSAEAIQSLAVSKVFTHPQWNSNTITNDISLVKLATPAVFGNTVSPVCLANIGEDYAGGRLCVTSGWGKTRYNAFTTPNILQQTALPLLTNTQCKSYWGNNITDVMICAGAAGASSCMGDSGGPLVCQDNGAWTLVGIVSWGSSTCSTSTPAVYARVTVLRSWVDQTLAAN from the exons ATGGCATTTCTTTGGCTTGTTTCCTGCCTTGCCTTGTTCAGTGCAGCCTATG GCTGTGGTGTTCCCAGAATTGCTCCTGTGGTGAGTGGATATGCCAGGATTGTGAATGGTGAGGCAGCCGTCCCAGGTTCCTGGCCTTGGCAAGTCTCCCTGCAG GACAGAACCGGATGGCACTACTGCGGTGGCTCTCTCATTAACAGCGGATGGGTAGTGACTGCTGCTCACTGTGGTGTGCT GTCAACTGACAAGGTAGTTTTGGGAGAACATGACAGAGGCTCAAGCGCTGAAGCCATCCAGTCTCTGGCTGTATCAAAG GTCTTTACTCACCCCCAATGGAACTCCAACACAATCACCAATGATATCTCCCTTGTTAAACTCGCTACCCCTGCTGTTTTTGGTAACACTGTATCCCCAGTTTGCCTGGCCAACATTGGAGAAGATTATGCTGGCGGACGTCTGTGCGTGACCAGTGGATGGGGAAAGACCAGATACAATG CCTTCACAACCCCAAACATTCTGCAGCAGACCGCTCTGCCCCTGCTGACCAACACTCAGTGCAAGAGCTACTGGGGCAACAATATCACTGATGTTATGATCTGCGCTGGTGCTGCCGGTGCCTCATCCTGCATG GGTGACTCTGGTGGACCCCTTGTGTGCCAGGACAATGGTGCTTGGACTCTAGTTGGTATTGTCTCCTGGGGAAGCAGCACCTGCTCTACATCTACCCCAGCTGTCTACGCCCGTGTAACTGTCCTCCGTTCTTGGGTGGACCAGACCCTTGCCGCCAACTAA
- the LOC128640277 gene encoding chymotrypsinogen A-like: MAFIWLVSCLALFSAAYGCGVPRIAPVVSGYARIVNGEAAVPGSWPWQVSLQDRTGWHYCGGSLINSGWVVTAAHCGVLSTDKVVLGEHDRGSSAEAIQSLAVSKVFTHPQWNSNTITNDISLVKLATPAVFGNTVSPVCLANIGEDYAGGRLCVTSGWGKTRYNAFTTPNILQQTALPLLTNTQCKSYWGNNITDVMICAGAAGASSCMGDSGGPLVCQDNGAWTLVGIVSWGSSTCSTSTPAVYARVTVLRSWVDQTLAAN; encoded by the exons ATGGCATTTATTTGGCTTGTTTCCTGCCTTGCCTTGTTCAGTGCAGCCTATG GCTGTGGTGTTCCCAGAATTGCTCCTGTGGTGAGTGGATATGCCAGGATTGTGAATGGTGAGGCAGCCGTTCCAGGTTCCTGGCCTTGGCAAGTCTCCCTGCAG GACAGAACCGGATGGCACTACTGCGGTGGCTCTCTCATTAACAGCGGATGGGTAGTGACTGCTGCTCACTGTGGTGTGCT GTCAACTGACAAGGTAGTTTTGGGAGAACATGACAGAGGCTCAAGCGCTGAAGCCATCCAGTCTCTGGCTGTATCAAAG GTCTTTACTCACCCCCAATGGAACTCCAACACAATCACCAACGATATCTCCCTTGTTAAACTCGCTACCCCTGCTGTTTTTGGTAACACTGTATCCCCAGTTTGCCTGGCCAACATTGGAGAAGATTATGCTGGCGGACGTCTGTGTGTGACCAGTGGATGGGGAAAGACCAGATACAATG CCTTCACAACCCCAAACATTCTGCAGCAGACCGCTCTGCCCCTGCTGACCAACACTCAGTGCAAGAGCTACTGGGGCAACAATATCACTGATGTTATGATCTGCGCTGGTGCTGCCGGTGCCTCATCCTGCATG GGTGACTCTGGTGGACCCCTTGTGTGCCAGGACAATGGTGCTTGGACTCTAGTTGGCATTGTCTCCTGGGGAAGCAGCACCTGCTCTACATCTACCCCAGCTGTCTACGCCCGTGTAACTGTCCTCCGTTCTTGGGTGGACCAGACCCTTGCTGCCAACTAA